The Culex quinquefasciatus strain JHB chromosome 2, VPISU_Cqui_1.0_pri_paternal, whole genome shotgun sequence genome contains the following window.
ctaccccctgaaatcaaagattggcccatcactaggctaaattccaaatttgagctcattctgaccacgggaacccctccctccaatcgcttaaagtttgtatgggaaaaatcgtcaaaatgtatggagaaaagcaactgttttacttttttacctgtggaaggcgccataattatccgattcttaccatttctcaaatgtagaaccttcattaaattttgaacaactttcccgaagacacaatatttttaggattttttcccgcgaagttattagcgcccaaaactggccatttttgcgcggccagctgtaaggggctacctaacaacgatgtttatttccaattcgtacacgcacgtgctctctctcaggttcaaactctctcacgagcttgcctgcctgcctgtttacctacaagcgcgcgctgtttctctgcttggacttttgtcgtcgtcgtcgttttcgtttgctatccgctgcgctgcgtttctggcatgtttattataattttcaactgaaaaagcaggattgttttgagatatagttagcatataatttcttaaattatgtcaaaaataaaaaaactgcgctgaaaaaaatagtttaaagaaaagacagcttaggctcaattaaaaaatacagcaaatgtcatgagaacagggtttgtttgtttttccaagcacTACACTCAGTTTTTCGTATATactaaagaaacatgataatgattcaattatttgaaaaaaatcttcaggtaatacaaatgttgttcctttaggtagtttgctttaacaaaaatatactatagtacaaatcagaacaaatcaaggcaattttacaattattgctgcaaattttcattcatactctccaaaattatttttttattctttctggaaatttctttctgtgttcctagaccacctgcaacaaatattgcaactgtttatcattttttgtcagtttacctgtaaatttttcgtttcaggaaacatctctttctgcacaatcgttaacaaccttcagatcttgcagttgcggccttcctttaagatactcttttggattcagtttttaaaaaaatctaaagaaaattccttccttttttatctaaaaaaaacttcatggtatttcttgtaaaaaagcaaagcaatccactttaacgacccccgggtcttttgtgggctctgttgcaagtttctgctcatttctaggcgtccgaaggatttgtgtggtgagtcacccaaatcctcttttacgcaaatggaccgacgttttacttcctatccgatagaaggcatggtatttcttgtaacaaaagcagataaattaaaatccaaaacgtttgcaattaggtttggatcagaacagatgacgattcatggatgaactaattcatcaaatttgtattctctctcacacgctcttataatatgatatctattgttgtgttttttttcgttttgttgttcacatattacatttgattttatgtctCAATACGAACCgactattttagttgaaaattataataaacatgccagaaacgcagcgcagcggatagcaaacgaaaacgacgacgacgacaaaagtccaagcagagaaacagcgcgcgcttgttggtaaacaggcaggcaggcaagctcgtgagagagtttgaacctgagagagagcacgtgcgtgtacgaattggaaataaacatcgttgttaggtagccccttacagctggccgcgcaaaaatggccagttttgggcgctaataacttcgcgggaaaaaatcctaaaaatattgtgtcttcgggaaagttgttcaaaatttaatgaaggttctacatttgagaaatggtaagaatcggataattatggcgccttccacaggtaaaaagtaaaacagttgcttttctccatacattttgacgatttttcccatacaaactttaagcgattggagggaggggttcccgtggtcagaatgagctcaaatttggaatttagcctagtgatgggccaatctttgatttcagggggtagccccaaaaaagtccggatttggaccaccctactgaACACTAACTGTAATTGGGAGGGCTCGCGTTCATGTATAATTAACAATGCGAGGAACCCGTTCAACGAGTGGAATAATTTGGGGCTTGCGGTGCCCACGAACCGTGGACGGTAAATGAGGTCCTACCCGAAATCTGGGTGCTTGTCACGCAGGTGATGGTGCACAAAACTAGTTTGCTTTAGTTTTATCGCTTAATTTTACTTCCCagaattttgtttattaaaaatgaaactcaTCATCATAATTTACCGGAAAATCCTGGGaaaaaatcacacaatttttttatactttgaaaACATGAGAatagtcttgtttttttttgagattttacgAAAACTGATTACCTTAATTCTAGTTCTGATAAACTCGAGTTTTGATAGAGAAACTCCacttatattttctcaaaaagttaGTATGATATTACAAAATCTGTTTAGAACCTTTCACGAATCACTTAggcaaataaaaatttatccTTCGACTAAACTTTGCCCTTAAACTCAAGAAGAATGAAAAAGTTATTGATCAAGATAACTACAGCAAAGAAATTTGAACCgcagtaggataaaactctctatCAGTATCCTTCGAAGCTTTTGAAAAAGGTTTAAAGAGAGTTTTATTTTGCCACGGcccgatttttttatgatcTCTTGATCTCTTGAAAAGCTTTTGTAAAACTCCTGTTTTTTGCTACTTGGACATTCAATAAGAACtcagccgataatagaaattgcGTGGGCTCCAATGCAGCCTTGTTAGACCATATTagatttgggaaatatttttgtacaatgcttgtaaaaggaattggaataaattttagtaaaagtcaaaataaacagaaatatgCACAAAAATGCTGCTCTACTAATTAAAAACACTCCATATTATCCAATATCATACAGACACGACCGCTTAGTAGGATGGATATAGGTGTATTCTCCATAAATTCAGTCACAataatatctctgcaactaattcCGATtactaatgttaaaaaatgaaacattcgtgaaattttccgatcttttcaaaaacaaatattttcaggaaaggacaatcatggacactatttaaaaaaataattaaaaaaaaaactgaatttaaagggcaaaattcaactttgaatggctataaaatgaaaacggtgcactcaatcaaaaaaaattaaagtacttATCGATAGCAAATTTCATTATACATAAAAAAGAGGTCAAACAAATTTAACTACGGCATTTCAATTATTTACAAAaaccactatttgaaaaaaaaattggtccaTACTTCTGAATAGATTAAAAGATGCGGGGCTTTGTCCtcttaacatataaaaaattaaaaaattcaataagacggcaaaaatataaatattgataaaacaagccatagtttcaatttttgcatggaaaaagtgttttaaaatacatgttGCATTGGTTCACTTGTTctgcatcattatttttcaataaatgtaagatttcaagaaaacaaaaattaaaaaaaaaaaacatttcccgaTAAAGAACAtcgaaatctttcaaaaattctaacgatttttaaatcaacaacgcttaaaatgattttgaacgcaggggaatacattttaaattgatttcagctgattgcacatttgttgccattgaaattttgaagttttttgaaaaaatattttttctgctccctgatttttcggaccaattttgaagggggggagacaaaacctttaaataaaatttgtaccagccttaaccaTTATATTATATTGTTGTAACATTGCGGGGTTATTTTCTAGGGTGaatcaatgttctacaaagtggtGAAAAAATTGTATTCATAAACATTAGGAGTTTGCATGTATTGTTCACGAGATATCAGAAACATACGAAAAAtatgttctgttttttttgccaatttttcaacgttttaaggggttacatacatgtagaaaatcacaaaatttcatattacagaaaatttattgaaaccattaaaaagatgattttcaatcacttctgaaacattcatgaagatattccatgattaaactgagttagagatgATTTtaggctcaacattttgccgtgcgcaaagcggactgtcaaactttctgagtgtttttctcgaaacaccgagttgatttacgggtgccacgatatctcgagattggatgaaccaaattggctgaaatttggggtaaagactcccaagacatatctcgtgtgcatgacgaagcccgattttgaaattttactttttaaaaaaatacaaaaatcaaaaactgacgaatttttatatgaaatacagaaaaaaatatttttatccttttttaaaataagtttattgaaaatcggccttcgtcatgcacacagggctggtttaacgagtcttcaccgaaattttgagccgatttggtcaaggcagtgttgagatatcgtggcacccgttttttgaaacttccaacttcaaatagctatgtctcggcaatgatacaaccaaatgtcttcaaatttgttttgataatagataaaaatgtatattttaataccctgaaaacagatttaaaataaaattaagtgtgtatTCACACAAACCTCTGacgtttttgtcgatttacatgtatgtaaccccttaactctATATATTCATTCGTGTGCTCTtgattgaattttatttcaagaatgttcattaaatttccgaaaaaatactatTAAAGTACACGATTGACTTGTGTTTTTGCTCATGTCTcttaatttttgacagttgagtaacgggaaacgaaagcgattttaaaactatttctcaCTAAAAATTGTGTGATTGAACTACGCATCATTTGGTAGTCAACAAATATTGGTTATCGCGTTATTTaaagttatcacagttttagtgaaaaaagttcaaacatttttctgcctAAACGTGGtgtacagcaaccaaggaaattGTTGTCGTCTTAATCCAAAATTGTGAccgacccaatcctgcaacaatccgATTGTAAAAATAGACAAGTTGTGatgtaaataattttgtatgCAGTATTCTAGGGGATGAAAACGAAATGAAATCAATGGTTCTTGTATTCttcaaaatgctaaaaaaatgtgtaacgaAAATCTCGCTGCAAAAgccctggttgatgtgcaccgttaaataaAGGAGGTATcggactatgacaaacaaacaaacgtactttttgacagtttgtcagtttgactgcatttgtttgcagaaaattCAGCCTGCATTCATTATGCTTTGTTTGCtagtttgccgcaaacaagtaTGCAAGTTTGGTCAACTGTCAACcactaaaaagtgttttttcacaCTTTAGACCAGTTATGAAAGAAAGCACAATACTTTCTTAACGTTAAAATTTAAGAGCATATTCTCTGTTTAAACCATATCGTGTTCGTTATTAAATATCATAAAAAATGCCATACAAACTCCTTTACTAAAATCAATAACTTTGTGCCAATCGAGGGCTCATCGAATCGctcacaaattttgaaaacttgttttaaacccaagtaagaattcaaaaaaatgatactgATTTTGATTCTACCCTAATGGGCCATTCCACCCAAAAATTATCAGCACTCGAACTCTTCCAGATTAGTGAATTTAGTGAAGCTTTTGATGCGAGGAACCAGACCAGAGCCCCGATTTTCATCAAATGTTTTGGTACcttcaaacacaaaattttaactttttgtggaaattgtaaaaaaagttcTGGTTTTAAACTCATTTTAAAGACCAACATCAATTTTCGAGATAAAGcgcatagatttttttaaattttaaataatcacaAATTTAGTGAAACTTTATTATATTCAGTCATTGTTAccaaatagagtttttttttgtcacagcCACATGATAAACTTTAGTCAACTCATTTAgcattttcttgtttcatttcttCCTTCCAGTATCTGACCACCTACCGGAATAACGACAAAATGTCCGACCAGACGACGGGTCGGCAGCTGCAGCGGATCCTGCACTATTCGGTGACGCCGTGCCGGCCGCTGCTCGGCCTGCGCCGCTCCGAATGTGCCCTGTACGACGTCGACTGTGACGAGGTGTACCCGCGGCTGTACATTGGCGATGCGtaagtatttttgtttaaatacaaAGTAGGGTTTAAATAGAAAAATCAATCAACTTTGATTGTTCCATTGTGGGGGGGCGTGTCTCACGCCAGGTTGTCACACCGCGGTGATCGATACAAACTTGCGTGATGATAATTTCCACCCTCCAAACACGAGTTCACTGATTGCTTGACCTGACACCCGTTGATTTCCCCTCGCGACAGGTCAAACGGCATAATTTGTTCGATTTTATCGGGGGGGCTGTTCGTGTTCCAACAATTAAACTAATTTCTCCTCCCCCCGCAGAGCCTCGGCGAGAAACAAGCAGTATTTGCGGCTGATTGGCGTCACACACGTGCTCAACACGGCCGAGGGCACGCGGTTTGGCCAGGTGGACACCGGCCACAGCTTCTACCGGGACATGTCCGGGGTTAGGTAGGTCAATCAATGTCCCGGCCCGTCACGTTGAAGAGTTGGTAGTTTGAGCTTTTGTTTCCGTTTTGTTTGGAGAAGCTTCCAGCTTTGACACCACACCAAAATTTTGACCCCCAAAATTAGGCAACCATGGAGCACTCGATGCACGTAGAAATTACACGCACTTGCACTTGTTCAATTTTTAAGATTCTTTTCGAGAATTGACTTGGCCAGTGACCTGACGTGGGATTACGCGAAAAACCTCAATAAATTTGTTTGGGCAAAACTTGTGATCCCACGTCAGGACGCGTGCAGGACGAGTTCGGGCCGCCACCGGTTGAGAAATTTCAGTTGCACTTTCAGGTACATGGGCTTCCCGATGGTGGACCAGCCGACGACGGACATCAGCCGGTACTTTTACATCGCGTCCAAGTTCATCGAGAACGGCATCAACAGCGGGGGTGAGTTCAAGTCACAAAGCCACAATCGTGACATTTTCTAATGAAGCAATGATCATTCCCCAGGCAAAGTCCTCGTGCACTGCATGATGGGCATGTCGCGGTCGG
Protein-coding sequences here:
- the LOC6041782 gene encoding dual specificity protein phosphatase 3 isoform X3 encodes the protein MAKSFIKYLTTYRNNDKMSDQTTGRQLQRILHYSVTPCRPLLGLRRSECALYDVDCDEVYPRLYIGDAASARNKQYLRLIGVTHVLNTAEGTRFGQVDTGHSFYRDMSGVRYMGFPMVDQPTTDISRYFYIASKFIENGINSGGKVLVHCMMGMSRSATCVLAYLMIARKMSAAEAIRTVRMHRDIRPNEGFLQQLADLDNELRRDRMYY
- the LOC6041782 gene encoding dual specificity protein phosphatase 3 isoform X1 encodes the protein MAKSFIKYLTTYRNNDKMSDQTTGRQLQRILHYSVTPCRPLLGLRRSECALYDVDCDEVYPRLYIGDAASARNKQYLRLIGVTHVLNTAEGTRFGQVDTGHSFYRDMSGVSCTFRYMGFPMVDQPTTDISRYFYIASKFIENGINSGGKVLVHCMMGMSRSATCVLAYLMIARKMSAAEAIRTVRMHRDIRPNEGFLQQLADLDNELRRDRMYY
- the LOC6041782 gene encoding dual specificity protein phosphatase 3 isoform X2; this translates as MSWRYAYLTTYRNNDKMSDQTTGRQLQRILHYSVTPCRPLLGLRRSECALYDVDCDEVYPRLYIGDAASARNKQYLRLIGVTHVLNTAEGTRFGQVDTGHSFYRDMSGVSCTFRYMGFPMVDQPTTDISRYFYIASKFIENGINSGGKVLVHCMMGMSRSATCVLAYLMIARKMSAAEAIRTVRMHRDIRPNEGFLQQLADLDNELRRDRMYY
- the LOC6041782 gene encoding dual specificity protein phosphatase 3 isoform X5, with the translated sequence MSDQTTGRQLQRILHYSVTPCRPLLGLRRSECALYDVDCDEVYPRLYIGDAASARNKQYLRLIGVTHVLNTAEGTRFGQVDTGHSFYRDMSGVRYMGFPMVDQPTTDISRYFYIASKFIENGINSGGKVLVHCMMGMSRSATCVLAYLMIARKMSAAEAIRTVRMHRDIRPNEGFLQQLADLDNELRRDRMYY
- the LOC6041782 gene encoding dual specificity protein phosphatase 3 isoform X4 yields the protein MSDQTTGRQLQRILHYSVTPCRPLLGLRRSECALYDVDCDEVYPRLYIGDAASARNKQYLRLIGVTHVLNTAEGTRFGQVDTGHSFYRDMSGVSCTFRYMGFPMVDQPTTDISRYFYIASKFIENGINSGGKVLVHCMMGMSRSATCVLAYLMIARKMSAAEAIRTVRMHRDIRPNEGFLQQLADLDNELRRDRMYY